The stretch of DNA tcataatattGTAAAACAGGCAATGGTATTTTTATTGCCGAAAATATTTAATGCAATGATAACACAAGAAAGTGAAGATATGGATATAGATGCATGGACATTATCTATGGCATCAGCAACATTTTTAGCTTTAAGTGcacaattattaaaaaatgatatagtAGAACCTGTCATATCATTTGTAGAAGAAAATTTTATACATGAAGATTGGAGAAGAAGAGATGCAGCTGTCTTAGCTTATGGTTCTATTATGGAAGGTCCAGATactgaaaaattaaaacctTTAGTTGAAGAATCTGTTGGACAATTATCTGAAGTATTAAGAGATCCATCTGTTGCTGTTCGAGATACAGCTGCATGGACTATAGGGAAAATAACTACATATCATTCTgagattatatataatgtattagGAAGTTATAATGATAGTAATTCTTTATATGGAATATTATTAGAAAGATTAAATGATTACCCAAGAGTAGCGGCTAATGTATGTTGGGTTTTTAATCAGTTAGCTGTAAATAAAAGAacttcatataataaaatgacaAATACTTATGTAACAGATTTAGATGATTCCTTTTGTGTATTgtgtaaaaaattaattgatGTAAGTTCAAGAGAAGATTCTGATATAAGAAATTTAAGAGAAGCAGCATTTAATGCTTTAAATGTAGTTATATTAAGTGTATCTGATAAttgtttaaaatatatgattgaattattatcacatatgatgtatttattaacaaatacatatttaaatCCACTAACGGAAGAAGTAAAATCATTACAAGGATATTATTGTGGAACTATgcaatttataattaatagatTAGGTAATCAATGTAAACCATTTTTAAAACCAATTTATTTAAGTATCTTTAGATTATTTGAAATAAGAACAGATATATGTGAAGATGCTTTATTAGCTTGTAGTGCTATTATTAATGTTATGGCTGAAGATTTTAGAGAGCatttaaaaacatttttaaatgttatatttagAGGATTAAAAAATGTTTCTGAAACATCAACatgtaaaatatgtataGAAATGATATCAGATATATGTATACCATGGACATCtgaatatgaaaaagaaatggAATTGATACTTGAATGCTTATGGGAGGCTCTTAAAACTTTTGGTGTACATGATTCTATAAAAATTAGTATTCTAACAGTATTAGGTGATATAGCTACAGCATTAAATAGAAGCTTTTCCAAATATCTTAATTTCTTtgcaaatatattatcagaGACATCTAAAATTACTATTACTTCAGGATCACCTGATAGTGATGATTGGGTGAATTATGTTTTTGAATTAAGAGATGCAATTTTATTAACTTatagtaatattatttatgcaCTTATAGATggaaatgaaataaataaactaaAACCATATATACCAAATATTCTAGATTTTAttgaattaatattaattaaagaAATTAATCATTTTAATGCTCAAAATTTTCAGAACTCGGTATCTTTATTAGGAGATCTTGTGCATGCATATGGATATGAACTAATAGAAAATTCCAAGCTAACTGATTTAATTATATCTGTATATGGAAAAATTGATATTTTATCTAGTCAAGGAGATGAAAAATGTGAAACCTGTgtttcaaaaataaaatggttGAAAAGAATTTGTAATGCCAGATTATCACAGAAATGAGAAAAACCTTAATGTTTTTcaagta from Plasmodium sp. gorilla clade G2 genome assembly, chromosome: 8 encodes:
- a CDS encoding importin beta, putative; this encodes MESSNIGQILYATVDPNINIRSEAENKLKLAKESNFVQYINQLSNEFCKSENDPYLRQIAGLLIKNAFTSKDNYESEEKARTWLNFPEDIKMELKNNLLVLLSQQSDKIVIGTACQIISIIAKIELSHNKSSELLHKLVNNIIEKNAYTKKSSTVCLAYLTEDIADVCNDSKTKYAFTQPDLDLILTAIINSLCEPAEESTHCANMKVLYNLMSFIEHNFKTQVERDIIMKTVIDGCKDTERQSVQIAAYECLINIVSYFYSYLDAYMYAIGPLTWVAIESENERIAISAIEFWNTVCEEETFIDQYELQEGKKNHNIVKQAMVFLLPKIFNAMITQESEDMDIDAWTLSMASATFLALSAQLLKNDIVEPVISFVEENFIHEDWRRRDAAVLAYGSIMEGPDTEKLKPLVEESVGQLSEVLRDPSVAVRDTAAWTIGKITTYHSEIIYNVLGSYNDSNSLYGILLERLNDYPRVAANVCWVFNQLAVNKRTSYNKMTNTYVTDLDDSFCVLCKKLIDVSSREDSDIRNLREAAFNALNVVILSVSDNCLKYMIELLSHMMYLLTNTYLNPLTEEVKSLQGYYCGTMQFIINRLGNQCKPFLKPIYLSIFRLFEIRTDICEDALLACSAIINVMAEDFREHLKTFLNVIFRGLKNVSETSTCKICIEMISDICIPWTSEYEKEMELILECLWEALKTFGVHDSIKISILTVLGDIATALNRSFSKYLNFFANILSETSKITITSGSPDSDDWVNYVFELRDAILLTYSNIIYALIDGNEINKLKPYIPNILDFIELILIKEINHFNAQNFQNSVSLLGDLVHAYGYELIENSKLTDLIISVYGKIDILSSQGDEKCETCVSKIKWLKRICNARLSQK